One genomic window of Leptolyngbya sp. NIES-3755 includes the following:
- a CDS encoding heavy metal translocating P-type ATPase (similar to AA sequence:cyanobase_aa:LBDG_46600), with protein MKHDHRHPEPNQPDPGYVGHYEHEKQLERNLPDPDPHGNQGGHGKQSSHDQHGGHDKHAGHSPEIFKRRFFICLLLTLPVLYFSPMFQHWFNYQATQFPGENWVTPILATVIYFYGGWVFLRGAWHELRSKIGMMTLIALAITVAYVYSLAVSFGLRGSSFYWELTTLVDIMLLGHWIEMASVQGASRALEHLANLVPSVAHKQVNGRTEDVPVSTLTEGDQILIRPGEQVPIDGEVVEGTSNVNEAFLTGESRPVVKRASDEVVGGAVNGEGALTIKVTRTGDQTTLSQIMRLVEEAQVSKSRFQTLADQLAYWLTLIAIAVATLTFVLWLSFGTGGSTFAINRAVTVLVIACPHALGLAIPLVIVNATAMSAKNGILVRNREAFERARGIQTIAFDKTGTLTEGQFGVQRIYSDSIDEVQVLVIAASLESLSEHPLGQSIVLEATNRKIQLKQANDFKAVPGQGVEGVVNDRRYRVGRPEWVEALKLRFPPALQKGLQESESRGESAIVLMDDQQVLAVFGLADQVRESAREAVARLQEMGVQVVMITGDAEAVAKTVAQDLNIDRYYARVLPQDKASLIRRLKAEKPTAFVGDGINDAPALTEADLGLAIGAGTNVAIESADLVLVNSSPLDATYALKLAKATYNKMLQNLFWATGYNIIGIPLAAGIAAPFGILLTPAVGAIFMSVSTVVVAINAMLLRRLRLRE; from the coding sequence ATGAAACACGATCACCGTCATCCTGAACCAAACCAACCTGATCCGGGATACGTTGGGCATTATGAACATGAAAAGCAGCTTGAAAGAAATCTGCCTGACCCTGATCCACATGGCAATCAAGGAGGTCATGGTAAACAGTCCAGTCATGACCAACACGGGGGGCACGACAAACACGCAGGACACAGCCCAGAGATTTTCAAACGACGCTTCTTCATTTGTCTGCTCCTAACGCTGCCTGTTCTTTATTTTTCGCCAATGTTTCAGCATTGGTTTAACTACCAAGCAACTCAGTTTCCGGGCGAGAATTGGGTGACACCCATTCTCGCAACGGTTATCTATTTCTACGGCGGCTGGGTCTTTCTACGGGGAGCCTGGCATGAACTCCGCAGCAAAATCGGCATGATGACGCTGATCGCTCTAGCAATCACCGTAGCGTATGTTTACAGCCTGGCAGTTTCGTTTGGATTACGAGGATCCTCTTTCTACTGGGAACTAACAACCCTAGTTGATATCATGCTGCTTGGTCACTGGATTGAGATGGCTTCTGTTCAGGGAGCCAGTCGCGCTTTAGAGCATCTGGCAAATCTAGTGCCTTCTGTTGCTCACAAGCAAGTCAATGGACGTACAGAAGATGTGCCCGTTAGCACACTAACCGAGGGAGATCAAATTCTGATTCGTCCGGGTGAACAAGTCCCGATCGATGGTGAGGTCGTAGAAGGTACTTCCAACGTCAATGAAGCCTTTCTTACAGGAGAGTCGCGCCCGGTGGTTAAAAGAGCCAGCGATGAAGTGGTCGGTGGAGCGGTCAACGGAGAAGGCGCTTTGACCATTAAAGTCACTCGCACCGGAGATCAAACGACTCTTAGCCAGATTATGCGCTTGGTTGAAGAAGCGCAGGTATCTAAAAGTCGATTTCAAACCCTCGCCGATCAGCTTGCTTACTGGCTCACTCTAATTGCGATCGCAGTTGCTACGCTAACGTTCGTTCTTTGGCTATCGTTTGGAACAGGGGGATCAACGTTTGCGATTAACCGTGCAGTTACGGTGTTAGTCATTGCTTGCCCTCATGCGTTGGGTTTGGCAATTCCGTTAGTGATCGTCAATGCAACAGCAATGTCCGCTAAAAATGGTATTTTAGTGCGAAACCGAGAGGCGTTTGAACGAGCGCGAGGGATTCAAACGATCGCCTTTGATAAGACGGGAACGTTGACTGAGGGACAGTTTGGAGTGCAGCGAATTTATTCGGATAGCATTGATGAGGTGCAAGTCTTAGTGATTGCTGCCTCCTTAGAGTCTTTGTCAGAACATCCGCTCGGACAATCGATCGTTCTAGAGGCAACCAATCGCAAGATCCAGCTTAAGCAAGCGAATGACTTCAAAGCAGTGCCCGGTCAAGGGGTTGAAGGTGTGGTCAACGATCGACGCTATCGAGTCGGAAGACCCGAATGGGTTGAAGCGTTAAAGTTGCGGTTTCCTCCAGCGTTGCAAAAAGGACTGCAAGAAAGCGAATCCCGTGGTGAAAGCGCGATCGTTCTCATGGATGATCAGCAAGTTTTAGCCGTTTTTGGATTAGCGGATCAAGTGCGCGAATCTGCACGCGAAGCGGTTGCGAGACTGCAAGAAATGGGTGTGCAAGTTGTGATGATTACGGGCGATGCAGAAGCGGTTGCAAAAACCGTTGCTCAGGATTTGAATATCGATCGCTACTATGCGCGGGTGCTGCCGCAAGATAAAGCCTCGTTGATTCGTCGTCTCAAAGCTGAAAAACCGACTGCCTTTGTGGGCGATGGCATCAATGATGCGCCTGCGTTAACTGAGGCAGATTTAGGACTCGCGATCGGGGCTGGCACTAATGTTGCGATCGAATCCGCAGATTTAGTCTTAGTTAACAGTAGTCCGCTCGATGCCACCTATGCCTTGAAGTTAGCAAAAGCGACTTACAACAAAATGCTGCAAAATCTGTTTTGGGCAACGGGGTACAACATCATTGGCATTCCTTTAGCAGCAGGAATTGCGGCTCCGTTCGGCATTTTATTAACACCAGCAGTCGGCGCTATCTTCATGAGCGTATCGACGGTTGTTGTTGCGATTAATGCCATGTTGCTCCGTCGGCTTAGACTCAGAGAATGA
- a CDS encoding AcrB/AcrD/AcrF family protein (similar to AA sequence:cyanobase_aa:cce_1704), with protein MKIGAIPRWSIQNPVVLLALYLGVIALALLALLQLPVRMMPYIQSPLISIVTMATGSSPQEVETYISKPIEQRMTVLDGVRYVRSSSQQDMSLVTIQFAWGQEMQRSLQAVQSVMKSAEGDIPLDGFNTRSYWVLPIDPLNRPVLTLALQGDGWNAIDLRDFADNTVVDRLKQVPDVQAVSIFGGYRRQLQVIVDREKLAAYGLSILQVRDAIDRNNLSKGAGVLTKGDQEILVRSDQRALNSQTVLDYPVLNQRDRIVYVRDVATVQDTNEERRSSYRYNGKAALGINVIQKPDASSPKVIEALRAELKRIQTQYPGIEFQEAYDNSHLVETIRTNTIAELLISVALAGFVILVFLEDVRATMIVLVSIPTSLAMSILPFMPMGMSLNSSTLIGVLLAIGRLVDDSIVVIESVERKLIEGKPPKQAAIEGTREVFLAIAAATLVMIAALAPMTFAGGLTGLMFVGIVYPIIYALLASLIISLTLTPLMAAYFLKPNHHNTLLKRALSPVRNGFSQLEQGYAWLLDLALKNRFIVLGVAIAFIYLGASLYPFVGQEMMPLADSGQFMATIETQPGTSFAKTDQISEQFEQLLANQSEVEKISSEVGFELTNNSTYFSGYSMGGVNSASLIVTLKDRGERTRDIWQVIDAVETEARRTIPNLRRIAMQPMGVDVMATSAAPVQLAVYGEDLDLLHRLSDQVLKIAEATPGLKMAHTSSTLTQPEYQLTVDRGRAMELGLSVAEVTEQARYALQGGFTQQYYNRPNRRLNSILVRYNQQDRGNAQDLNATYLTTADGKQVPLDTIVKLDRRAGPNLIEHMNGRRVVYVNGFYRKHGPASMDLSMAIAMRAGAELEFPPGYGLDSMGDMTDMMIEFGRLLRGLVLSLVLIYLILVVQFGSFIQPLNMMLSIPLELAGVFGALLIAGQTFSTVSILGIIILSGIDVAGAILLIDLILTKRRQQIPRDLAIREAGPIRLKPILMTVIVTLVVIIRLAFFPDTGMDAYSPMATVILGGLSISTLLTLIVIPVMHSLVDDLTRLRKKRSLNPSAR; from the coding sequence ATGAAAATTGGTGCAATTCCGCGCTGGTCGATTCAAAATCCAGTGGTTTTATTGGCGCTTTATCTGGGTGTGATTGCGCTGGCATTGTTGGCATTGTTGCAGTTACCTGTGCGGATGATGCCTTACATTCAAAGTCCGCTGATCTCCATTGTCACAATGGCGACGGGTTCATCCCCTCAAGAAGTAGAAACCTATATCAGTAAGCCGATCGAACAACGGATGACCGTTCTCGATGGCGTGCGCTATGTTCGCTCTAGCTCTCAGCAAGATATGTCGCTCGTCACGATTCAGTTTGCTTGGGGACAGGAGATGCAGCGATCGCTCCAAGCGGTTCAAAGCGTGATGAAATCGGCAGAAGGCGACATTCCGTTAGATGGGTTTAACACGCGATCGTACTGGGTGTTACCGATCGATCCGCTCAACCGTCCGGTGTTGACTTTAGCATTGCAAGGAGATGGCTGGAATGCGATCGATTTGCGAGATTTTGCAGACAATACAGTTGTGGATCGACTTAAACAAGTTCCAGATGTGCAAGCAGTTTCGATTTTTGGAGGCTACCGTCGTCAGTTACAAGTGATTGTTGATCGCGAAAAGTTAGCCGCCTACGGACTATCAATTCTGCAAGTGCGGGATGCTATTGATCGTAACAACTTGTCGAAAGGGGCGGGAGTTTTGACCAAAGGCGATCAAGAGATTTTGGTTCGTAGCGATCAACGCGCTTTGAATTCTCAAACTGTACTGGATTATCCGGTTTTGAACCAGCGCGATCGCATTGTTTATGTGCGAGACGTAGCAACGGTTCAAGATACAAACGAAGAACGGCGCAGTAGTTACCGCTACAACGGCAAAGCTGCTCTGGGAATTAATGTTATTCAAAAGCCAGATGCGAGTTCTCCGAAGGTAATTGAAGCGCTCAGAGCCGAACTCAAGCGAATTCAAACACAGTATCCGGGTATCGAATTTCAAGAGGCATACGATAATTCTCACTTAGTTGAAACGATTCGCACGAATACGATCGCTGAGTTACTCATTAGTGTTGCATTAGCAGGATTCGTGATTCTGGTTTTTCTCGAAGATGTGCGAGCAACGATGATTGTTCTGGTTTCGATTCCCACATCGTTAGCCATGTCAATCCTGCCTTTTATGCCAATGGGAATGTCATTGAATTCTTCAACCTTGATTGGAGTGCTGTTAGCGATCGGGCGATTGGTTGATGATTCAATTGTCGTTATTGAATCAGTAGAACGAAAGCTAATTGAAGGCAAACCTCCTAAGCAAGCTGCGATCGAAGGAACGCGAGAAGTTTTTCTCGCGATCGCAGCCGCAACGCTGGTGATGATTGCTGCATTAGCACCGATGACGTTTGCAGGGGGACTGACTGGATTAATGTTCGTCGGTATTGTTTATCCGATTATTTATGCGTTGTTAGCTTCATTGATTATTTCATTAACGCTGACACCATTAATGGCAGCTTATTTCTTAAAACCTAATCATCACAACACGCTCTTAAAACGTGCCTTGTCTCCGGTTCGTAATGGATTTAGCCAGTTAGAGCAAGGATATGCGTGGCTACTAGATCTTGCTCTGAAGAACCGTTTTATTGTGTTGGGAGTCGCGATCGCGTTTATTTATCTAGGCGCTAGTCTATATCCCTTTGTGGGTCAAGAAATGATGCCACTGGCGGATTCCGGGCAATTTATGGCAACGATCGAGACACAACCTGGAACTTCATTTGCCAAAACCGACCAAATCTCTGAGCAGTTTGAGCAACTTCTGGCGAACCAATCAGAAGTCGAAAAAATCTCGTCAGAAGTCGGATTTGAACTCACGAACAACAGCACCTATTTCAGCGGCTACAGCATGGGTGGTGTCAATAGCGCCTCTCTGATTGTGACGCTTAAAGATCGGGGAGAGCGAACTCGTGATATCTGGCAAGTGATTGATGCGGTAGAAACTGAAGCCCGTCGCACGATTCCGAACCTTCGTCGAATTGCGATGCAGCCGATGGGTGTCGATGTGATGGCGACCTCTGCGGCTCCTGTGCAGTTGGCGGTGTATGGAGAGGATTTAGACCTGTTGCACCGTCTCTCGGATCAGGTGCTAAAAATTGCTGAAGCAACGCCTGGACTCAAAATGGCGCATACTAGCTCTACGCTGACTCAACCAGAATATCAACTCACGGTCGATCGTGGTCGAGCAATGGAACTAGGATTGAGTGTTGCCGAGGTGACAGAACAGGCGCGGTATGCGTTGCAAGGTGGTTTCACTCAGCAGTACTACAATCGCCCCAATCGTCGTCTGAACTCAATCTTAGTCCGCTACAATCAGCAAGACCGAGGCAATGCACAAGATCTCAATGCAACCTACCTGACGACTGCTGACGGCAAGCAAGTTCCTCTTGATACGATCGTCAAACTCGATCGCCGTGCCGGACCCAACTTAATTGAGCATATGAACGGTCGCCGTGTTGTTTATGTCAATGGATTCTATCGCAAGCACGGTCCAGCGTCGATGGATTTATCAATGGCGATCGCAATGCGAGCAGGAGCAGAACTAGAATTTCCGCCAGGGTATGGACTCGATTCGATGGGTGATATGACAGATATGATGATCGAATTTGGGCGCTTGCTTAGAGGTCTCGTATTGTCGCTCGTGTTGATTTATCTGATTCTAGTCGTGCAGTTCGGTTCATTTATTCAGCCATTAAACATGATGCTATCGATTCCATTGGAACTTGCAGGTGTTTTTGGTGCATTACTAATTGCTGGACAGACCTTCTCTACAGTGTCAATCCTTGGGATTATCATCCTCTCTGGAATTGATGTCGCTGGAGCTATTCTGCTGATTGATTTGATTCTGACCAAGCGGAGACAACAGATTCCTAGAGATCTTGCGATTCGGGAAGCAGGACCTATCCGGCTCAAACCGATTCTGATGACCGTAATCGTGACCTTAGTCGTGATTATTCGACTGGCATTTTTTCCAGATACCGGAATGGATGCTTACTCTCCAATGGCGACGGTAATTTTAGGTGGATTGAGCATTTCGACACTGTTAACGCTGATTGTGATTCCTGTGATGCACTCGCTTGTGGATGATCTGACTCGGTTGAGAAAAAAGCGATCGCTCAATCCATCTGCTCGTTGA
- a CDS encoding hypothetical protein (similar to AA sequence:cyanobase_aa:cce_1708) → MSGQSSVSHSLILSDATSSAKAIAQVPSQNQSVPLKALFGSGVVLFGVVAIALGLMFRRRTQGAQTSQHASIFSSKTVFSIGVFAILIGGVSVATSLLKPASSMAGMEGMSMDDMMRVDGSANPTPVTIETIQPKPFEASVRYTGTVRPYQEVTVYPRVTGQLTEYSVYPGDVVQAGQVLARLSASELSSEVDSAIAEVEAAKSDEQAAIREQDEQRQEVARLTAEGTYLATRLDRTQKVLLNSGAIAQNEFDKQKSELTAAQASLRAAKVKVDRMAAAIAKAKANAAQAEVKVQKLKAINDYRIIASPITGTVQERLVDPGVVVQPGMGILKVQDSSKVRLQVNVPQQNLAAIQIGSPIMARLVGNAAQEVRGQVTSIFPKAGEDTRTVTVEAVVENPSRRIVAGQAVEMQIITDRKLNTVSVPQTAISEAAGKSTVWIMVGQQAQRKAVTVGLTSGDRVEITSGLQPGDQVITSGQQRLIDNAKVVAVDESGQRVASLNAETQGDARIQLVSPKDKAAMGDNQLILEVQDLKTGKPLSVEGLEVSVAMQMKNMAPMKADAEIQPAAQLGQFQVKTYLGMRGDWEISAKVKDKSHQGNSTFTINNR, encoded by the coding sequence ATGTCTGGGCAATCCTCGGTTTCTCATAGTTTGATTTTGAGTGATGCAACATCTTCAGCAAAGGCAATTGCTCAAGTTCCATCTCAGAACCAGAGTGTACCGCTCAAAGCACTCTTTGGGAGTGGAGTTGTGTTGTTTGGTGTGGTCGCGATCGCACTTGGACTGATGTTCCGTCGTCGCACTCAGGGAGCACAGACAAGCCAACACGCCTCGATTTTTTCATCTAAAACAGTGTTCTCGATCGGCGTTTTTGCGATTTTGATTGGCGGAGTTTCAGTCGCAACTAGCTTGCTGAAACCTGCTTCTTCAATGGCGGGAATGGAAGGGATGTCGATGGATGACATGATGCGAGTGGATGGATCTGCTAATCCAACGCCAGTGACGATCGAAACCATCCAGCCCAAACCTTTTGAGGCAAGTGTCCGCTATACCGGAACTGTGCGCCCTTATCAGGAAGTCACCGTTTATCCAAGAGTCACCGGACAATTGACGGAATACTCTGTTTATCCGGGGGATGTTGTGCAAGCTGGACAAGTCTTAGCGCGACTGAGTGCTAGTGAGCTTTCCTCTGAAGTGGATAGCGCGATCGCAGAAGTCGAAGCCGCAAAATCTGATGAGCAAGCTGCCATTCGAGAACAGGATGAACAACGCCAAGAAGTAGCACGACTTACAGCAGAAGGAACCTATCTAGCAACGCGATTGGATCGGACTCAGAAAGTATTGTTGAATTCGGGTGCGATCGCTCAAAACGAATTTGATAAACAAAAAAGTGAATTGACTGCGGCGCAAGCCTCACTCAGAGCCGCAAAAGTAAAAGTGGATCGCATGGCAGCCGCGATCGCAAAAGCCAAAGCTAATGCGGCTCAAGCAGAAGTAAAAGTTCAAAAACTCAAAGCCATTAATGACTATCGAATCATTGCATCCCCCATTACAGGCACCGTTCAGGAGCGACTTGTCGATCCAGGTGTAGTTGTGCAGCCTGGGATGGGGATTCTCAAGGTACAAGATTCCAGCAAAGTTCGCCTTCAGGTGAATGTGCCTCAACAAAATCTTGCTGCAATTCAAATTGGTTCTCCGATTATGGCGCGGTTGGTTGGGAATGCGGCTCAAGAAGTTCGGGGACAAGTGACCAGTATCTTTCCCAAAGCAGGGGAAGATACTCGCACAGTGACCGTTGAAGCGGTTGTGGAGAATCCATCCAGGCGAATCGTGGCAGGGCAAGCCGTTGAAATGCAAATTATTACCGATCGAAAACTCAATACTGTGTCGGTTCCGCAAACGGCTATCAGTGAAGCAGCCGGAAAGTCAACGGTTTGGATCATGGTCGGGCAACAAGCGCAACGCAAAGCAGTGACGGTAGGACTCACGAGTGGCGATCGCGTCGAAATTACCAGCGGACTGCAACCGGGCGATCAGGTGATCACGTCGGGTCAGCAAAGACTGATTGACAATGCCAAAGTAGTTGCTGTAGATGAGTCCGGTCAACGAGTAGCATCGCTCAATGCTGAAACTCAAGGGGATGCCCGAATTCAGTTAGTCAGTCCCAAAGATAAAGCTGCAATGGGAGACAATCAGTTGATTTTAGAAGTGCAAGATCTTAAGACTGGAAAGCCACTGTCTGTTGAGGGATTAGAAGTCAGCGTGGCGATGCAGATGAAGAATATGGCTCCGATGAAAGCGGACGCTGAAATTCAACCTGCTGCTCAACTCGGTCAATTCCAGGTCAAGACTTATCTAGGAATGCGGGGAGATTGGGAAATTTCTGCCAAAGTCAAAGACAAGTCCCATCAGGGCAACAGCACCTTTACTATCAATAACCGCTAA
- a CDS encoding MerR family transcriptional regulator (similar to AA sequence:cyanobase_aa:cce_1699) has product MNAVVEQQGSTSEKLIKIGELAAQTGVSVPTIRYYESLGLLNCAQRSESGYRYYDRESVKQLIFIKKAQSLQFSLSEIQQLLGVRRQGSPACPMVKGLLKRKIADLEKQIRVMTNLKQELEAYQAEWNDRPIDELHNQQLCSLIEEVSQTLVVEDEIGEA; this is encoded by the coding sequence ATGAATGCCGTGGTCGAACAACAGGGTTCAACGTCTGAAAAACTAATTAAAATTGGTGAGTTGGCGGCTCAAACTGGGGTGTCTGTTCCGACCATTCGCTACTACGAAAGTTTAGGGCTGCTGAACTGCGCTCAACGAAGTGAGTCTGGATATCGCTATTACGATCGCGAATCCGTTAAACAATTGATATTCATCAAAAAAGCCCAGTCGCTCCAGTTTTCGCTGTCAGAAATCCAGCAATTGTTGGGCGTTCGTCGTCAGGGAAGTCCTGCCTGTCCTATGGTCAAAGGCTTACTGAAACGAAAGATTGCTGATCTGGAAAAGCAAATTCGAGTGATGACAAACCTGAAGCAAGAGCTAGAAGCCTATCAAGCAGAATGGAACGATCGTCCAATTGACGAGCTGCACAATCAGCAACTTTGTAGCTTGATCGAAGAAGTTTCCCAAACGCTTGTCGTTGAAGATGAGATTGGAGAGGCATGA
- a CDS encoding thioredoxin (similar to AA sequence:cyanobase_aa:asl7641): MTKRQIEIFTAGCPLCDETVRAVRELACPNCEVSTHNLQAEPDKIQQYGLTGVPAIAVNGTLVLTGKPSKEQLQAVGIGQSLN; encoded by the coding sequence ATGACCAAACGTCAAATTGAAATTTTTACGGCTGGCTGTCCGCTTTGTGATGAAACTGTTCGCGCTGTGCGGGAACTCGCTTGTCCGAATTGCGAAGTATCCACTCACAACTTGCAAGCAGAACCAGATAAAATTCAGCAGTACGGGTTGACCGGAGTTCCCGCGATCGCAGTCAACGGAACACTCGTTCTCACAGGCAAACCTAGCAAAGAACAACTTCAGGCAGTGGGCATTGGTCAATCACTAAACTAA
- a CDS encoding metal-binding integral membrane protein, putative (similar to AA sequence:cyanobase_aa:AM1_C0166) has translation MNMEASSHPMEGNANSWLAFLLMWFLMTIAMMLPLAAAGILKFYRFARSQSNPMIAVAFSGMFVVGYLLPWIVFGAVIDAGIVWGQQNQHLENLQPFVVITTLLTAGLYQFTSFKRAFLNHSQSSCVIARNAELNAQVAFVKGIQHGNGCIGSCWGLMLVLLIFDAMNWVSMGIAIAIGFAERLVRWKFPVHHLVGLGFVSVGIWAIVRSFFIR, from the coding sequence ATGAATATGGAAGCATCATCCCATCCAATGGAGGGCAACGCAAATTCTTGGCTTGCGTTTTTGCTCATGTGGTTTCTGATGACGATCGCGATGATGCTTCCTTTAGCTGCTGCTGGAATCTTAAAGTTTTATCGGTTTGCGCGATCGCAATCCAACCCTATGATCGCGGTTGCATTCTCAGGCATGTTCGTGGTTGGCTATCTATTACCTTGGATAGTATTTGGTGCTGTTATCGATGCTGGTATCGTTTGGGGTCAACAAAATCAGCACCTTGAAAATTTGCAGCCTTTCGTTGTTATCACAACGCTGCTCACAGCAGGGCTGTATCAATTCACTTCATTCAAGCGGGCTTTTCTCAACCATTCTCAATCGTCCTGCGTTATTGCTCGAAACGCAGAGCTAAATGCACAAGTTGCGTTTGTAAAAGGGATACAGCACGGTAACGGTTGCATTGGTTCTTGTTGGGGATTGATGCTGGTCTTGTTAATTTTTGATGCAATGAATTGGGTCAGTATGGGGATTGCGATCGCGATTGGCTTTGCTGAAAGACTGGTGAGATGGAAATTTCCAGTTCATCATCTCGTTGGTTTGGGATTTGTTAGCGTTGGGATTTGGGCGATTGTTCGATCGTTCTTCATCAGATGA
- a CDS encoding unknown protein (similar to AA sequence:cyanobase_aa:MAE32140), producing the protein MATNLQDIIRQYKQDSESVYNTWFVNNEDRLKAFRSIRRGVLEVIRDIKAGTFGNDFKGSSLEFVLTCITEQKQVFEGAAHPFYWKPKLRIPDIYENEANKVAFGQFLETCLNATKEEQLVKEIIKLSARNIKGLGPAVASILYFLHPTLIPPFNTAIVNGFNLLFNEKQKLGSWSSYLKMREMILHTNAQHRNELSTDLGAIAGLLFEIGANKLLIEGNAALDDTQRIKVEKLLKKRHAEVLSEQQEKNLHTEMQYHLLKIGRALGYDVVVASNDRSKAYQNQKFSFLCIPCLPAMDVNQDTFNTISLIDVLWLEKGTNRVISAFEVEKSTSIYSGILRLSDLAVSFPQDLRTLFLVVPDQREKEVLLQLKRPSIKQQNVSIHYILFSNLRQHCDSICKFGTDHAVMTKIAKVA; encoded by the coding sequence ATGGCAACCAACCTACAGGACATTATTCGGCAGTATAAACAAGATTCGGAATCTGTTTACAACACTTGGTTTGTCAATAATGAGGATCGGTTAAAAGCGTTCCGATCAATTCGACGCGGCGTTTTAGAAGTCATTCGAGATATTAAAGCTGGGACTTTTGGCAATGACTTCAAAGGATCATCGCTAGAATTTGTCCTGACCTGCATTACGGAACAAAAGCAAGTCTTTGAAGGAGCGGCACACCCGTTTTACTGGAAGCCGAAACTCCGCATTCCAGATATCTACGAGAACGAAGCAAATAAAGTCGCCTTTGGTCAATTTCTCGAAACCTGTTTGAATGCGACTAAAGAAGAGCAATTGGTCAAAGAAATTATCAAGCTTTCGGCAAGAAACATTAAGGGTTTAGGTCCTGCGGTGGCGAGTATTTTGTACTTTCTGCACCCAACTCTTATTCCGCCCTTCAATACCGCGATCGTCAATGGCTTCAACCTGCTATTCAATGAGAAACAGAAGCTTGGATCGTGGTCCAGCTATCTCAAGATGCGAGAAATGATTCTGCATACGAATGCTCAGCATCGCAATGAACTATCAACGGATTTAGGGGCGATCGCAGGGTTACTCTTCGAGATTGGCGCAAACAAGCTTCTAATTGAAGGTAATGCAGCATTAGATGACACACAAAGAATCAAAGTTGAGAAACTATTAAAGAAACGCCATGCCGAAGTCTTATCGGAACAGCAAGAGAAGAATTTACACACAGAAATGCAATACCATCTGCTAAAGATTGGTCGTGCTTTAGGATATGACGTGGTGGTTGCCAGTAACGATCGTTCTAAAGCCTATCAAAACCAGAAGTTCTCATTTCTGTGTATTCCCTGCTTGCCCGCAATGGATGTAAATCAAGACACGTTTAACACCATTAGCTTAATCGACGTGCTGTGGTTAGAAAAAGGAACAAATCGGGTGATTAGCGCCTTTGAGGTTGAGAAAAGTACCTCGATTTACTCTGGAATTTTGAGGTTGAGTGACCTTGCGGTTTCATTTCCACAAGATTTAAGAACGCTTTTTTTAGTAGTTCCTGATCAACGTGAAAAAGAAGTGCTGCTCCAGCTTAAGCGTCCTTCTATCAAGCAACAGAATGTTTCCATACACTACATTCTATTTTCTAACCTGCGTCAACATTGTGATTCGATTTGCAAATTTGGAACAGATCATGCAGTGATGACAAAAATTGCGAAAGTTGCGTGA